The following is a genomic window from Neodiprion pinetum isolate iyNeoPine1 chromosome 3, iyNeoPine1.2, whole genome shotgun sequence.
TTATTTCGATAAGCGAGGCGATACAGCAGGGGCGATTTTACGAAAAGCCGAAGCAAGTATGGCTAGAAAATTTGGACACGATTGAGGAAAAGAAGCTCGGTCTGATGATGCTGCATCCAGAAGTGTTCGGGGCTCATCCTCGCATTGATATTTTACACCAAAACGTGAGATGGCAGAGGATGTACAAATTTGTCGTAAGTTGAATTACTGCTTTCAAAGCAATGTCTTTTCTTATATTCACGCTACCCTTTGAATAtgaactaaattttttttactcggaTTTTAGTGTTACGCTCACACGAAGACGAGAGCTGAGGTAAGGGGAGGCGGGCGAAAGCCCTGGCAACAAAAAGGCTTGGGTCGCGCTCGACACGGGAGTATACGTTCCCCCTTATGGCGTGGTGGCGGCGTTGCCCATGGCCCACGGTCACCAACAACGCATTTTTACATGCTCCCCTTCTACACCAGAGTCTTAGGCCTCACTTCGGCATTGACAGTAAAGTTCGGCCAGGACGATCTGCACATTGTGAATGATTTAGAAATTCCAACGACAGAGCCTGGGTACATTGAGGATCTGGTTTACCAAAGAAATTGGGGACCGTCCGTATTATTCGTGGACGTACCAGACATTATGCCGAAGAACATCACCCTGGCGACTGATGAGATCAAGCATTTTAATCTCATGCCAGTCTATGGTAAAAATTTCCTTTAGATAGTTTAATCCATGTCCCTTTGAAGCGCGAGACATCGCTTACAGATATCCATATTATGTGCACAAAAGTTCGGTCTTCtgttatttcttcttttccagGCTTGAACGTTTACAGTATGCTGAAGCACGACACGTTAGTTCTCACAGAAAATGCTGCTCGAGAGATAGAGAGCAAAATACTCCTGCAGTTGAACAGAA
Proteins encoded in this region:
- the mRpL4 gene encoding large ribosomal subunit protein uL4m encodes the protein MSFLLRSILTKLEGCSVGRIARFSSLVTENNDAIETEPIISISEAIQQGRFYEKPKQVWLENLDTIEEKKLGLMMLHPEVFGAHPRIDILHQNVRWQRMYKFVCYAHTKTRAEVRGGGRKPWQQKGLGRARHGSIRSPLWRGGGVAHGPRSPTTHFYMLPFYTRVLGLTSALTVKFGQDDLHIVNDLEIPTTEPGYIEDLVYQRNWGPSVLFVDVPDIMPKNITLATDEIKHFNLMPVYGLNVYSMLKHDTLVLTENAAREIESKILLQLNRMNDREVTKKFRLNQQ